The Nostoc sp. 'Lobaria pulmonaria (5183) cyanobiont' genome window below encodes:
- a CDS encoding DUF3288 family protein has product MTEATAGKDQQHPLYNRDRPLIDILLVQEATDYNLAELARLRMRYQGFPGARDIQKDLDKVLQQWGLTEAQLFEKTRQIHDLGGIYKSRGKKDEQDWN; this is encoded by the coding sequence ATGACTGAAGCAACGGCCGGTAAAGACCAACAACATCCACTTTATAACCGCGATCGCCCCCTTATTGATATTTTACTTGTTCAAGAGGCTACAGACTATAATTTAGCAGAATTGGCTAGACTGCGAATGCGCTATCAAGGGTTTCCAGGGGCGAGAGACATCCAAAAAGACTTAGATAAAGTCTTGCAGCAGTGGGGTTTGACCGAAGCCCAGCTTTTTGAGAAAACTCGTCAAATTCACGATTTGGGTGGAATTTACAAAAGCCGTGGCAAGAAAGATGAACAGGATTGGAATTAG